The following proteins come from a genomic window of Malus sylvestris chromosome 4, drMalSylv7.2, whole genome shotgun sequence:
- the LOC126617719 gene encoding probable LRR receptor-like serine/threonine-protein kinase At3g47570, with the protein MKHSSMHDGRQILSKFLHGFILLYMSKGLESAALSSSTFGNESDRLALLDFKKRITEDPQNIMSSWNDSTDFCGWRGVTCNNSNKRVLTLKLNSQNLVGSLPPSIGNLTYLTGINLTSNGFHGEIPQEIGRLRSLEYLNLSYNSFGGKIPTNMSYCTQLKVLSIDSNKLTGSIPDQLSSLLNLNHLWVDYNNLTGTIPYWVGNFSYLKTVYLGSNNLQGIVPKELGRLTSLERFSLQANNLSGMVASSIYNISSIYLFDVTENQLQGEIPPNVGNTLPNLIGFFAGANKFTGRVPVSFGNASRLERLDVFRNSLTGALHGENLGSLRSLVWLNFEENRLGSGKPGDLNFLSFLANCTRLETLGLYGNRFGGELPGSIANLSTQLISLTLGGNMIHGVIPEGIGNLVNLTVLVLEHNNFGGTVPNTIGKLQKLVELYLNSNKLSGPIPSFLGNLSALTNLYLDWNMFEGSIPPSLANCQFLLILYLSHNSLSGSIPKQLLALSSLSISLNMSHNSLTGSLPSEVGDLVNLAELDVSENKLSGEIPQTLGSCIMLVRLHLEGNKFEGIIPQSLKNLRSLDEIDVSGNNLSGQLPEFLGKFTLLEKLNLSHNNFEGELPKEGIFLNASGVSIIGNDRLCGGIPQLRLPACSGKKPHSTRGLLALKVVIPIASSLALIIALSCFIAACSMVKRSRRKPVTLRSYEDWKSGLSYSELFESTNGFSMDNLIGSGSFGSVYKGVLSSDAAIVAIKVLNLQQPGASKSFIDECKTLKSIKHRNLLKIITACSSIDNQGNDFKSLVFEFMENGSLDPWIHPKGDEQSQTKIILSLTERLDIAIDVASALDYLHYQCETPIVHCDLKPSNVLLDEDMVAHVGDFGLARFLLEASNSNNLAASQTMSAGLKGSIGYIPPEYGMGGQVSILGDTYSYGILLLEMFTGKSPTDDVFIDGQSIHRFTAMALPDHVMDVVDRSLLLETYDPDADDEEYNNEIQEGPITKYQDRSSAQAKRLEECLVSVMEIGLACSSISPTERMPMNVVVNKLKAIRESYLNRRRTRYRCSSKYVA; encoded by the exons ATGAAGCATTCGTCTATGCACGATGGGAGGCAGATTTTGTCTAAATTCCTTCATGGGTTCATTCTTTTATACATGAGCAAAGGTCTGGAATCTGCAGCACTGTCAAGCAGTACTTTCGGAAATGAATCTGACAGACTGGCACTGCTAGACTTCAAGAAAAGGATCACTGAAGATCCTCAAAATATCATGAGCTCATGGAATGATTCCACCGATTTCTGTGGCTGGAGAGGTGTTACatgcaacaattccaacaaaagAGTCCTGACATTGAAGTTGAATTCTCAAAATTTGGTAGGCTCCTTACCCCCTTCTATTGGAAACCTCACTTATCTTACTGGGATTAACCTTACAAGCAACGGCTTCCACGGTGAAATTCCTCAAGAAATCGGTCGATTAAGAAGCTTGGAATATCTCAACCTGTCTTACAATTCCTTCGGCGGAAAAATTCCAACCAATATGTCTTATTGTACCCAACTAAAAGTGCTCAGTATTGATTCCAACAAGCTTACTGGGTCGATTCCTGACCAACTCAGCTCGTTGTTGAACTTAAATCATCTATGGGTTGATTACAACAATCTCACCGGAACCATCCCTTATTGGGTAGGAAACTTTTCTTATTTGAAAACTGTTTATCTTGGCAGCAACAATTTACAAGGAATCGTACCTAAGGAACTCGGGCGTCTAACAAGCTTGGAGAGATTCTCACTTCAGGCGAATAATTTATCTGGTATGGTCGCTTCTTCAATCTATAATATTTCTTCCATATACCTTTTCGATGTTACTGAGAACCAGCTGCAAGGAGAGATACCACCAAATGTCGGCAATACTCTTCCTAATCTCATAGGGTTTTTCGCTGGTGCCAACAAGTTCACAGGGCGTGTTCCCGTCTCATTTGGAAATGCTTCTAGACTTGAGAGGCTTGATGTGTTCAGAAATTCTCTCACTGGGGCACTCCACGGTGAAAATCTTGGAAGCTTACGGAGCTTAGTTTGGCTAAACTTTGAAGAAAATAGACTAGGAAGTGGAAAACCCGGTGActtgaattttctttctttcttggctAATTGTACTCGTTTGGAGACTTTAGGTCTTTATGGTAATCGTTTTGGAGGAGAACTGCCAGGATCGATAGCCAATCTGTCAACCCAACTAATTAGTCTTACTCTGGGGGGTAATATGATACATGGAGTCATCCCTGAGGGTATTGGAAATCTTGTAAACTTGACAGTCCTAGTACTAGAACATAACAATTTTGGTGGTACTGTCCCTAATACAATTGGGAAGCTTCAGAAATTAGTGGAGTTGTATCTGAATAGTAACAAACTTTCTGGGCCAATTCCTTCCTTCCTGGGTAACTTGTCTGCATTGACAAACCTCTACTTGGACTGGAATATGTTCGAGGGAAGCATCCCTCCAAGTCTTGCCAACTGCCAATTTCTACTGATACTTTACCTTTCTCATAACAGTCTATCTGGTTCCATACCTAAACAGCTGCTTGCGCTTTCATCCCTTTCCATTTCTTTGAACATGTCTCACAATTCTTTGACTGGTTCACTACCATCCGAAGTAGGTGATTTGGTAAATCTCGCAGAGCTAGATGTATCAGAAAACAAGTTATCAGGTGAAATCCCACAAACTCTTGGTAGTTGTATAATGTTGGTGCGCCTGCATTTAGAAGGTAATAAATTTGAGGGAATAATTCCTCAATCTCTTAAAAATTTAAGAAGCTTGGATGAAATAGATGTTTCGGGCAATAACTTATCTGGGCAGCTTCCTGAATTTCTAGGCAAGTTTACATTACTTGAGAAACTTAATCTTTCTCATAATAATTTTGAGGGTGAATTACCTAAGGAAGGGATATTTTTGAACGCAAGTGGCGTGTCAATTATTGGAAATGATAGGCTCTGTGGTGGCATCCCACAATTGCGTCTACCTGCATGCTCCGGCAAAAAGCCCCATTCAACTCGAGGACTACTTGCCCTGAAAGTAGTCATCCCTATAGCTTCTTCTCTTGCACTTATAATTGCTCTATCATGCTTTATTGCTGCTTGTTCAATGGTGAAAAGGTCAAGACGCAAACCTGTGACTTTACGTTCTTATGAAGACTGGAAATCAGGTCTCTCGTACTCTGAACTCTTTGAATCAACTAATGGTTTCTCTATGGACAATCTGATTGGTTCGGGAAGTTTTGGTTCTGTTTACAAAGGAGTACTGTCAAGTGATGCAGCAATAGTTGCCATTAAGGTATTGAACCTTCAACAACCAGGAGCTTCCAAGAGTTTTATTGATGAATGCAAAACTCTGAAAAGTATAAAGCACCGTAATCTCCTCAAGATCATAACTGCATGCTCAAGCATTGACAATCAAGGTAATGACTTCAAAAGTCTAGTTTTTGAGTTCATGGAAAATGGAAGTCTAGATCCGTGGATTCATCCCAAAGGTGATGAGCAATCTCAAACAAAGATAATATTGAGCCTTACCGAAAGACTAGATATTGCAATTGATGTTGCTTCTGCATTAGATTATCTACACTACCAATGTGAAACACCTATTGTTCACTGTGATCTAAAGCCAAGCAATGTGCTTCTTGATGAAGACATGGTAGCCCATGTTGGTGACTTTGGATTAGCAAGGTTCCTTTtggaagcttcaaattcgaacAATCTAGCCGCAAGTCAAACAATGTCAGCAGGTCTAAAGGGTTCCATAGGCTACATTCCTCCAG AGTATGGCATGGGAGGCCAAGTTTCTATACTCGGAGATACTTATAGCTACGGGATATTGCTGCTAGAAATGTTCACAGGAAAAAGCCCTACCGATGACGTGTTTATAGATGGTCAAAGCATTCACCGTTTCACAGCCATGGCATTGCCAGACCATGTCATGGACGTTGTTGACCGTTCATTGCTCCTTGAAACATATGATCCCGATGCTGATGATGAAGAATACAACAATGAAATACAAGAAGGACCAATTACAAAATATCAAGATCGGAGCTCAGCCCAAGCGAAAAGATTGGAGGAGTGCTTGGTTTCTGTGATGGAAATAGGGCTCGCATGCTCTTCAATATCTCCCACAGAGCGGATGCCAATGAATGTTGTTGTTAACAAACTGAAGGCAATTAGAGAATCATACCTCAATCGAAGACGAACACGCTACCGATGCTCAAGTAAGTATGTTGCCTAA